A single region of the Kocuria rosea genome encodes:
- a CDS encoding HAD-IA family hydrolase → MRTPDGGIAPDLELAFLDMSGTVFHDNGIMERAFERTVTGLGVDPGSERFRQMLHHVRDTLGQSKAGVLEQLFASDPHRARQAVRDFERHLDELLATEGVIPVEGAEQAVTALREAGLRVCLATGYNRHSLNTLLEQLGWTGLADLSLCPSDAGRGRPWPDMVLTAVLALDLGDVRRVMVVGDTAADVQAGLRAGSATVVGVRTGAHDAASLRAAGAHVVVDSVRDLPGLVRTPVPGAR, encoded by the coding sequence GTGCGCACACCGGACGGCGGCATCGCGCCGGATCTCGAACTGGCCTTCCTGGACATGTCCGGAACCGTGTTCCACGACAACGGGATCATGGAGCGGGCCTTCGAGCGCACCGTGACCGGTCTCGGCGTCGACCCCGGCTCGGAGCGGTTCCGGCAGATGCTCCACCACGTCCGGGACACGCTGGGCCAGTCGAAGGCGGGAGTGCTCGAGCAGCTGTTCGCGAGCGACCCCCACCGGGCACGGCAGGCGGTCCGGGACTTCGAGCGCCACCTCGACGAGCTGCTGGCCACCGAGGGGGTCATTCCCGTGGAGGGCGCGGAGCAGGCCGTCACGGCGCTGCGCGAGGCGGGCCTGCGGGTCTGCCTGGCCACCGGCTACAACCGGCACAGCCTGAACACGCTCCTCGAGCAGCTCGGCTGGACGGGTCTCGCGGATCTCAGCCTGTGTCCCTCGGACGCGGGGCGCGGACGACCCTGGCCGGACATGGTGCTCACCGCCGTGCTGGCGCTCGACCTCGGCGACGTCCGCCGGGTCATGGTCGTGGGGGACACCGCCGCGGACGTGCAGGCCGGCCTGCGGGCCGGCTCCGCCACGGTCGTCGGCGTCCGCACGGGCGCGCACGACGCCGCGTCCCTGCGCGCGGCCGGCGCCCACGTGGTGGTCGACTCGGTCCGGGACCTCCCCGGACTCGTCCGCACGCCGGTGCCCGGCGCGCGCTGA
- the tmk gene encoding dTMP kinase has translation MTSRPAPAPPPASAAASSPAPSGRGLFVVFEGGDGAGKSTQVGLLVDALRAEGHDTLRTREPGGTPLGERVRELVLDPAHGPVDARAEALLFAAARAAHVAQLIRPALAAGRTVVCDRFADSSAAYQGAGRGLGLDRVAELNAWATAGLVPDLTVLLDVPAGTGRTRREARDGTAGDRLETEPDAFHDANRAAFLELAGRAPERYLVLDATRPAGELSAAVRERLTGLARSARAAEVGA, from the coding sequence GTGACCTCCCGACCGGCCCCCGCCCCGCCGCCCGCCTCCGCCGCGGCGTCCTCCCCCGCGCCGTCCGGGCGCGGGCTCTTCGTGGTGTTCGAGGGCGGGGACGGCGCCGGGAAGTCCACCCAGGTCGGCCTGCTCGTGGACGCCCTGCGCGCCGAGGGGCACGACACCCTGCGCACCCGGGAGCCCGGGGGGACCCCGCTGGGCGAGAGGGTGCGCGAGCTCGTGCTGGACCCGGCGCACGGGCCCGTCGACGCCCGCGCCGAGGCCCTGCTCTTCGCCGCGGCCCGCGCCGCCCACGTCGCCCAGCTCATCCGCCCCGCGCTCGCCGCCGGCCGGACCGTGGTCTGCGACCGCTTCGCCGACTCCTCCGCCGCCTACCAGGGCGCCGGGCGCGGCCTCGGCCTGGACCGCGTCGCGGAGCTCAACGCGTGGGCCACGGCCGGGCTCGTCCCGGACCTCACCGTGCTGCTCGACGTCCCGGCCGGCACGGGACGGACCCGCCGGGAGGCCCGGGACGGCACCGCGGGCGACCGCCTGGAGACAGAGCCCGACGCCTTCCACGACGCGAACCGGGCGGCGTTCCTCGAGCTCGCCGGCCGGGCTCCGGAGCGCTACCTGGTGCTCGACGCCACCCGGCCGGCAGGGGAGCTCTCGGCCGCCGTGCGCGAGCGCCTCACCGGGCTCGCCCGCTCCGCCCGGGCCGCGGAGGTGGGCGCGTGA
- a CDS encoding phosphoglyceromutase, with protein MATESAPHKLVLLRHGQSDWNEKNLFTGWVDVDLTEKGREEAVRGGELLVEKGIAPDVLHTSLLRRAITTAHLALDRADRHWIPVKRSWRLNERHYGALQGKDKTQVRDEYGDEQFMTWRRSYDVPPPELEDSSEFSQAGDPRYADVPDAPRTECLKDVLDRFMPYWEQEIVPDLQAGRTVIVAAHGNSLRALVKHLDGISDEDIAALNIPTGIPLYYELDENLRPLVAGGEYLDPEAAASSIQAVANQGKK; from the coding sequence ATGGCTACCGAATCAGCACCGCACAAGCTCGTCCTGCTCCGGCACGGACAGTCCGACTGGAACGAGAAGAACCTGTTCACCGGGTGGGTGGACGTGGACCTGACCGAGAAGGGGCGGGAGGAGGCCGTCCGCGGCGGTGAGCTGCTCGTCGAGAAGGGGATCGCCCCGGACGTCCTGCACACCTCGCTCCTGCGCCGGGCCATCACCACCGCCCACCTCGCGCTGGACCGGGCGGACCGGCACTGGATCCCCGTGAAGCGGTCGTGGCGGCTCAACGAGCGCCACTACGGTGCGCTGCAGGGCAAGGACAAGACCCAGGTCCGCGACGAGTACGGCGACGAGCAGTTCATGACCTGGCGCCGCTCCTACGACGTCCCGCCGCCCGAGCTGGAGGACTCGTCCGAGTTCTCGCAGGCCGGCGACCCCCGCTACGCGGACGTGCCGGACGCGCCCCGCACCGAGTGCCTCAAGGACGTCCTGGACCGCTTCATGCCGTACTGGGAGCAGGAGATCGTCCCCGATCTGCAGGCCGGCCGGACCGTCATCGTCGCGGCCCACGGCAACTCCCTGCGCGCCCTGGTGAAGCACCTCGACGGCATCTCGGACGAGGACATCGCGGCGCTGAACATCCCCACGGGCATCCCGCTCTACTACGAGCTCGACGAGAACCTCCGCCCGCTCGTGGCCGGCGGCGAGTACCTCGACCCCGAGGCCGCCGCGAGCTCGATCCAGGCGGTCGCCAACCAGGGCAAGAAGTAG
- a CDS encoding DUF2516 family protein, producing the protein MDIPWVFLLVRFIDIALALVVAGLAVWAFVDCLTKAPVQFQRAFKRTKGFWLALTGGSLAFTVFTLMLLRPSLFVLLIAGTAVGVYLADVRPAVGLESKGPNNW; encoded by the coding sequence GTGGACATTCCCTGGGTCTTCTTACTCGTGCGCTTCATCGACATCGCGCTGGCGCTGGTCGTCGCCGGCCTGGCCGTGTGGGCCTTCGTGGACTGCCTGACCAAGGCGCCGGTGCAGTTCCAGCGCGCCTTCAAGCGCACGAAGGGCTTCTGGCTCGCGCTCACGGGCGGCTCCCTCGCGTTCACGGTCTTCACGCTGATGCTGCTGCGGCCCAGCCTGTTCGTCCTGCTCATCGCGGGCACGGCCGTGGGGGTCTACCTGGCCGACGTCCGCCCGGCCGTGGGCCTGGAGTCCAAGGGCCCCAACAACTGGTGA
- a CDS encoding alpha/beta hydrolase, which translates to MTRRAAPSRRALLPVTAALAATGLLLSGCSSLGAGATGEPTSGGATGAVVEGTPEELQRYYTQTVAWEDCTFEVKTNGAQDDLQCADVEVPLDYADPGGATTTVVMSRLPAGGDARGSLLLNPGGPGASGVDAMLYAQYTVTGDVREAYDVVGFDPRGVSRSEGIECLDDAELDAWRAEPMFDPEEQPVEQIQEEYEQLGAACVQDSGELVAQMDTVSAARDMDVLRAVLGDERTTYLGFSYGTHLGAVYADLFPDRVGRLVLDGGVDPTLSDMEATADQAEGFEDNLRHWVQQCQFEIRDCVVADVSTDEAMTRIQELIASVEEETVTAADGRRVTATNVVEGILGPLYATTGYETLNESLGAAFDGDFSALLAQSDATHGRDAEGRYTSNTTMAFTAVNCLDRPDGTVTAEQMAQHQEELERVAPTFGPYLGYGDAACQGWPVDPAGLPEPLDAAGADPVLVVGTTHDPATPYHWSEALVEQLDSARLLTYDSYGHTAYTAGNRCVQDAVDAYLLEGELPAEGTTCS; encoded by the coding sequence ATGACCCGCCGTGCCGCCCCCTCACGCCGCGCCCTCCTGCCCGTCACGGCCGCGCTGGCCGCGACCGGCCTGCTCCTGAGCGGCTGCTCGTCCCTGGGGGCCGGCGCCACGGGCGAGCCGACCTCCGGGGGCGCCACCGGCGCCGTCGTCGAGGGCACCCCCGAGGAGCTCCAGCGCTACTACACGCAGACCGTCGCCTGGGAGGACTGCACGTTCGAGGTAAAGACCAACGGCGCGCAGGACGACCTCCAGTGCGCCGACGTCGAGGTGCCCCTCGACTACGCCGACCCCGGCGGGGCGACCACCACCGTGGTGATGTCCCGCCTGCCCGCAGGCGGGGACGCCCGCGGCAGCCTGCTCCTCAACCCCGGCGGGCCCGGCGCCTCCGGGGTGGACGCGATGCTCTACGCGCAGTACACGGTCACCGGCGACGTGCGCGAGGCCTACGACGTCGTGGGCTTCGACCCGCGCGGGGTGAGCCGCTCCGAGGGCATCGAGTGCCTCGACGACGCAGAGCTGGACGCGTGGCGCGCCGAGCCGATGTTCGACCCCGAGGAGCAGCCGGTCGAGCAGATCCAGGAGGAGTACGAGCAGCTCGGCGCCGCGTGCGTGCAGGACTCCGGCGAGCTCGTGGCGCAGATGGACACCGTGAGCGCCGCCCGGGACATGGACGTGCTCCGGGCCGTGCTCGGCGACGAGCGGACGACCTACCTGGGCTTCTCCTACGGCACCCACCTCGGCGCGGTGTACGCCGACCTGTTCCCCGACCGGGTCGGCCGGCTCGTGCTCGACGGCGGCGTGGACCCCACCCTGAGCGACATGGAGGCCACCGCCGACCAGGCCGAGGGCTTCGAGGACAACCTGCGCCACTGGGTGCAGCAGTGCCAGTTCGAGATCCGGGACTGCGTGGTGGCCGACGTCTCCACGGACGAGGCGATGACCCGGATCCAGGAGCTCATCGCCTCCGTCGAGGAGGAGACCGTGACCGCCGCCGACGGCCGGCGGGTCACCGCCACCAACGTGGTCGAGGGCATCCTGGGGCCCCTCTACGCGACCACCGGCTACGAGACGCTCAACGAGTCCCTGGGCGCCGCCTTCGACGGCGACTTCTCCGCGCTGCTCGCCCAGTCGGACGCCACGCACGGGCGCGACGCCGAGGGCCGGTACACGAGCAACACCACCATGGCGTTCACGGCCGTGAACTGCCTCGACCGGCCCGACGGGACGGTCACGGCGGAGCAGATGGCTCAGCACCAGGAGGAGCTCGAGCGGGTCGCCCCGACCTTCGGCCCGTACCTGGGCTACGGCGACGCAGCGTGCCAGGGATGGCCGGTCGACCCGGCGGGCCTGCCGGAGCCGCTCGACGCCGCCGGCGCCGATCCCGTCCTCGTGGTGGGCACCACCCACGACCCCGCGACCCCCTACCACTGGTCCGAGGCCCTCGTGGAGCAGCTCGACAGCGCCCGGCTGCTGACCTACGACAGCTACGGCCACACCGCCTACACGGCCGGCAACCGCTGCGTGCAGGACGCCGTGGACGCCTACCTGCTGGAGGGCGAGCTCCCCGCGGAGGGGACGACCTGCTCCTGA
- a CDS encoding DNA polymerase III subunit delta': protein MSVWDQLLGQDAVVAQLRRAAQEDRPTHAWLFTGPPGSGRSNAALAFAAALLCEQEDPAERGCGQCHACRTVLASSHADLTHFVTENPQITIEEARELVVRAQDRPSVGRWRVMVVEDADRMAERTSNVMLKAIEEPPPNTIWLLCAPSPMDVLVTIRSRCRPATLKVPAVEDVAELLIRRHGVPRQRAEESARLAQSHVGIAKRLALYDDARTRRQEVVSMPLKLSGVPDAVRAADRLHKIAVEESQADAESRNEAERKQLLVALGAPESGRVPPAIRGALNRLEADQKRRSRRIQTDTLDRFLIDLTTFYRDVLTLQLRTGSALVNEHLAQQLQDHASNSTPERTLHRIDVISRTRDRIRTNVSAQLAFEAMAVSLL, encoded by the coding sequence GTGAGCGTGTGGGACCAGCTGCTGGGCCAGGACGCCGTGGTGGCGCAGCTGCGGCGCGCCGCCCAGGAGGACCGGCCCACCCACGCCTGGCTGTTCACCGGTCCGCCCGGCTCGGGGCGCTCCAACGCGGCGCTCGCGTTCGCCGCGGCCCTGCTGTGCGAGCAGGAGGACCCCGCCGAGCGCGGGTGCGGGCAGTGCCACGCGTGCCGCACGGTCCTGGCCAGCTCGCACGCGGACCTCACCCACTTCGTCACGGAGAACCCGCAGATCACCATCGAGGAGGCCCGCGAGCTCGTGGTCCGCGCCCAGGACCGGCCCTCGGTGGGCCGCTGGCGCGTCATGGTGGTCGAGGACGCCGACCGCATGGCGGAGCGCACCTCGAACGTGATGCTCAAGGCCATCGAGGAGCCCCCGCCCAACACCATCTGGCTGCTGTGCGCCCCGAGCCCGATGGACGTGCTCGTGACCATCCGCTCCCGCTGCCGCCCGGCCACGCTGAAGGTGCCCGCCGTGGAGGACGTGGCCGAGCTGCTGATCCGCCGGCACGGGGTGCCCCGGCAGCGCGCGGAGGAGAGCGCCCGGCTGGCGCAGTCCCACGTGGGGATCGCGAAGCGGCTCGCCCTCTACGACGACGCCCGCACCCGGCGGCAGGAGGTCGTGTCCATGCCGCTGAAGCTGTCCGGGGTGCCGGACGCCGTGCGCGCCGCGGACCGGCTGCACAAGATCGCCGTGGAGGAGTCCCAGGCGGACGCCGAGTCCCGCAACGAGGCGGAGCGCAAGCAGCTGCTCGTGGCCCTGGGCGCGCCGGAGTCCGGACGGGTGCCGCCGGCCATCCGCGGAGCCCTCAACCGGCTCGAGGCCGACCAGAAGCGCCGGTCCCGGCGGATCCAGACGGACACCCTCGACCGCTTCCTCATCGACCTCACCACCTTCTACCGCGACGTCCTGACCCTCCAGCTGCGCACGGGCTCCGCCCTGGTCAACGAGCACCTGGCCCAGCAGCTGCAGGACCACGCGTCCAACTCGACCCCCGAGCGGACGCTGCACCGCATCGACGTGATCAGCCGGACCCGGGACCGGATCCGCACCAACGTCAGCGCGCAGCTGGCCTTCGAAGCCATGGCCGTCTCCCTGCTCTGA
- a CDS encoding sensor histidine kinase, producing the protein MDRLLTVLSLDRISFHELSMRRRVLLSQLPLFVTTVALVAGIWVVHEPLRGDLRVQLALALTVALTALCVLVPWDRLPYGAFLAVPVLDFVPITLLREGTLSTVTGVGIMAAFPVIWLTGSGRLPRASAPLGFVLTLAMVWVPLLVPPRPLSAQLLTAPLLIPVMLLGIGLTVQVLSNSMERQNAELGAKDAELRRLLGVTARRERLLNTVLDTVDVGVLAIDEHGHDILMNRRQHRIHELSLPEGVRDGAEADLRVYADGDGTPLPVDRRPARRAIRGESFSDALVWAGEPPLQRVLSVSARVLRDEDGGVEGSVLSFNDVTELVAALQAKDDFVAGVSHELRTPLTSIRGYTELLAMDERLPGHVRSGLEVVERNADQLLVLVEDLLRTAGPVLALQPAEADLVQVVQQSVAAAGLRAAEAGVDLRVDAPPRLVLPCDPVRLGQVLDNLLSNAIKYSPDGGPVTVRVARAGTTVQVQVADRGMGMRPEDAEHVFGRFFRSSNARMSAIPGLGLGLAVVHEIVERHGGTIRCESAPGEGTVFTLTLPAAGPAGAEDPGRAEQDGSPAVLQADRVVVGQHQDRAAGDRPLLGQEEVPAAPQRQEP; encoded by the coding sequence GTGGACCGCTTGCTCACCGTCCTCTCCCTCGACCGGATCAGCTTCCACGAGCTGTCGATGCGCCGGCGCGTGCTCCTCAGCCAGCTGCCGCTGTTCGTCACGACCGTCGCCCTCGTCGCCGGGATCTGGGTGGTCCACGAGCCGCTGCGGGGCGACCTGCGGGTGCAGCTGGCCCTGGCGCTCACGGTGGCGCTGACGGCCCTGTGCGTGCTGGTGCCGTGGGACCGGCTGCCCTACGGGGCGTTCCTGGCCGTCCCGGTCCTGGACTTCGTCCCCATCACCCTGCTGCGGGAGGGCACGCTGAGCACGGTGACCGGGGTGGGCATCATGGCCGCGTTCCCCGTCATCTGGCTCACCGGCTCCGGGCGGCTGCCCCGGGCGTCCGCCCCGCTGGGGTTCGTCCTGACCCTCGCCATGGTGTGGGTCCCGCTCCTGGTCCCGCCCCGGCCGCTGAGCGCGCAGCTGCTGACGGCCCCGCTGCTGATCCCCGTCATGCTGCTGGGCATCGGGCTCACCGTCCAGGTGCTGTCGAACAGCATGGAGCGCCAGAACGCCGAGCTCGGGGCCAAGGACGCCGAGCTGCGCCGGCTGCTGGGCGTGACCGCGCGGCGGGAGCGGCTGCTGAACACCGTCCTGGACACGGTGGACGTGGGCGTGCTGGCGATCGACGAGCACGGCCACGACATCCTCATGAACCGCCGCCAGCACCGGATCCACGAGCTCTCGCTGCCCGAGGGGGTGCGGGACGGCGCCGAGGCGGACCTGCGGGTCTACGCGGACGGGGACGGGACGCCGCTGCCCGTGGACCGGCGTCCCGCCCGCCGCGCGATCCGCGGCGAGTCGTTCTCCGACGCCCTGGTCTGGGCGGGGGAGCCGCCCCTGCAGCGGGTGCTCTCCGTGTCCGCCCGCGTGCTCCGGGACGAGGACGGCGGGGTCGAGGGCTCCGTCCTGTCGTTCAACGACGTGACCGAGCTGGTGGCGGCGCTGCAAGCCAAGGACGACTTCGTGGCCGGCGTCTCCCACGAGCTGCGCACGCCCCTGACGTCCATCCGCGGCTACACCGAGCTCTTGGCCATGGACGAGCGGCTCCCCGGGCACGTCCGCTCCGGGCTGGAGGTCGTCGAGCGCAACGCCGACCAGCTGCTCGTCCTGGTCGAGGACCTCCTCCGCACCGCGGGCCCCGTCCTGGCGCTGCAGCCGGCGGAGGCCGACCTCGTCCAGGTGGTCCAGCAGTCCGTCGCGGCGGCCGGGCTCCGCGCCGCGGAGGCGGGGGTGGACCTGCGGGTCGACGCCCCGCCCCGCCTCGTGCTGCCCTGCGACCCCGTGCGCCTGGGGCAGGTGCTCGACAACCTGCTCTCGAACGCCATCAAGTACTCCCCGGACGGCGGGCCGGTGACGGTCCGGGTGGCCCGGGCCGGGACGACCGTGCAGGTGCAGGTGGCGGACCGCGGCATGGGGATGCGCCCAGAGGACGCCGAGCACGTGTTCGGCCGGTTCTTCCGCAGCAGCAACGCCCGGATGAGCGCCATCCCGGGCCTGGGCCTGGGCCTGGCGGTCGTGCACGAGATCGTCGAGCGGCACGGCGGCACCATCCGCTGCGAGAGCGCACCGGGGGAGGGAACCGTCTTCACCCTGACCCTCCCGGCGGCCGGACCGGCGGGTGCGGAGGACCCCGGCCGGGCGGAGCAGGACGGATCACCGGCTGTACTCCAGGCGGACCGAGTCGTCGTCGGGCAGCACCAGGACCGTGCTGCCGGCGACCGTCCACTGCTCGGGCAGGAGGAAGTACCGGCCGCCCCGCAGCGTCAGGAGCCGTAG
- a CDS encoding PP2C family protein-serine/threonine phosphatase, with product MTPSPQGRRAVVIEDHDDIRNLLAQTIGMRGFTVTTAATGLEGIEAVRRDGADLITLDLSLPDLDGLEVCRRVRQFSDAYLLMVTARPGEIDRLEGLERGADDYISKPFSPRELQARIEAMFRRPRARAEQADAEELRRAAEVQRSLLPAAAPAVPGYDVAGACRPSRSVGGDFFDWYTTEGGLQVSLADAMGKGMGAALIAATVRAVLRSAAGQPDMAQAFGDTCRHLEHDLAHSDSFVTLFHARLDTADGVVEYVDAGHGLGLHVRADGIDRLRPGGPPVGAVPGTQWVPGRIVLAPGDALVVVSDGLLDAYEDVDGAVQAVADVVSRHEDAASACTAVLDLAGEETRTDDVTAVVVRRRSAP from the coding sequence ATGACCCCCTCCCCCCAGGGTCGCCGTGCCGTCGTGATCGAAGACCACGACGACATCCGCAACCTCCTCGCCCAGACCATCGGCATGCGCGGCTTCACCGTGACGACCGCCGCGACCGGCCTCGAGGGCATCGAGGCCGTGCGCCGCGACGGCGCCGACCTCATCACCCTGGACCTCAGCCTCCCGGACCTCGACGGGCTGGAGGTCTGCCGGCGGGTCCGGCAGTTCTCGGACGCCTACCTGCTCATGGTCACGGCCCGCCCGGGCGAGATCGACCGCCTGGAGGGCCTCGAGCGCGGGGCGGACGACTACATCAGCAAGCCGTTCAGCCCCCGGGAGCTGCAGGCCAGGATCGAGGCGATGTTCCGCCGGCCGCGCGCCCGGGCGGAGCAGGCCGACGCCGAGGAGCTGCGCCGCGCGGCCGAGGTCCAGCGCAGCCTGCTGCCCGCCGCCGCCCCGGCCGTGCCCGGCTACGACGTGGCCGGGGCGTGCCGGCCGTCCCGCAGCGTGGGCGGGGACTTCTTCGACTGGTACACGACCGAGGGCGGGCTCCAGGTCTCGCTGGCCGACGCCATGGGCAAGGGCATGGGGGCCGCGCTCATCGCCGCCACCGTGCGCGCCGTGCTGCGCTCCGCGGCCGGGCAGCCGGACATGGCGCAGGCCTTCGGCGACACCTGCCGGCACCTCGAGCACGACCTCGCCCACTCCGACTCCTTCGTCACGCTCTTCCACGCCCGCCTGGACACGGCCGACGGGGTCGTGGAGTACGTCGACGCGGGCCACGGGCTGGGACTGCACGTGCGCGCGGACGGGATCGACCGGCTGCGCCCGGGCGGCCCCCCGGTGGGGGCGGTGCCCGGGACGCAGTGGGTGCCCGGCCGGATCGTGCTCGCGCCCGGCGACGCCCTCGTCGTCGTCAGCGACGGCCTCCTCGACGCGTACGAGGACGTCGACGGCGCCGTGCAAGCGGTCGCGGACGTGGTCTCCCGCCACGAGGACGCCGCGTCCGCCTGCACCGCGGTCCTCGACCTCGCCGGCGAGGAGACCCGCACCGACGACGTCACCGCCGTGGTCGTCCGCCGCCGGTCCGCCCCGTGA
- a CDS encoding trans-sulfuration enzyme family protein, translated as MTARPETPPAHGSTDLRPDTVLVAGGRPAPEHDAPVGPSIVLTSTYRGSAGLDAEDRTYGRFSNPTWEDLEDVLARLERAELPALAYASGLAAVASVLSLVPAGGRLVLPRHSYQGSLALAADLESRGLLTVRTVDVTDTEDVVAALDAADLLWLESPTNPMLEVADLPALLAAARERGVLTCVDNTFATPLLQRPLEHGADIVVHSVTKYLAGHSDVVLGAAVTSDPALRTRLKGHRSLHGAVPGPFEAWLALRGMRTLAVRVERSAATAGELARRLQQHPAVREVRYPGLPGDPGHARAAAQMDGFGSIVAIVPAGDVAAVEAAVDALRVWTPATSLGGVESLIERRRRHHEEPPSVPETLLRLSVGIENVEDLWEDLDRVLCAIDR; from the coding sequence ATGACTGCGCGCCCCGAGACCCCGCCCGCCCACGGCTCCACCGACCTCCGCCCGGACACCGTGCTGGTCGCGGGCGGGCGGCCCGCACCGGAGCACGACGCGCCGGTCGGCCCGTCCATCGTCCTCACCTCCACCTACCGGGGCTCCGCCGGGCTCGACGCCGAGGACCGCACCTACGGGCGGTTCAGCAACCCCACGTGGGAGGACCTCGAGGACGTGCTGGCGCGGCTCGAGCGGGCGGAGCTCCCCGCACTGGCCTACGCCTCGGGACTGGCCGCCGTCGCGTCGGTGCTCTCGCTCGTCCCGGCGGGCGGCCGCCTGGTGCTGCCCCGGCACAGCTACCAGGGCTCCCTGGCCCTGGCCGCGGACCTCGAGTCCCGCGGGCTGCTCACCGTGCGGACCGTGGACGTCACGGACACCGAGGACGTGGTGGCCGCGCTCGACGCCGCCGACCTGCTCTGGCTCGAGAGCCCCACCAACCCCATGCTGGAGGTCGCCGACCTCCCCGCGCTGCTCGCGGCGGCCCGCGAGCGCGGCGTGCTCACGTGCGTGGACAACACCTTCGCCACCCCGCTGCTCCAGCGACCGCTGGAGCACGGCGCCGACATCGTGGTGCACTCCGTGACCAAGTACCTGGCGGGGCACTCCGACGTCGTCCTGGGGGCCGCCGTCACCTCCGACCCTGCCCTGCGGACCCGGCTGAAGGGGCACCGCTCCCTGCACGGCGCGGTCCCGGGCCCGTTCGAGGCGTGGCTCGCGCTGCGGGGGATGCGCACCCTGGCGGTGCGGGTCGAGCGCTCCGCGGCCACCGCTGGGGAGCTCGCCCGCCGCCTCCAGCAGCACCCGGCCGTGCGCGAGGTCCGCTACCCGGGCCTGCCCGGGGACCCCGGGCACGCCCGTGCCGCCGCGCAGATGGACGGCTTCGGCTCGATCGTGGCGATCGTGCCCGCGGGGGACGTCGCCGCCGTCGAGGCGGCCGTGGACGCCCTGCGCGTGTGGACCCCCGCGACCTCGCTCGGCGGGGTGGAGTCGCTGATCGAGCGGCGGCGGCGGCACCACGAGGAGCCGCCCAGCGTCCCGGAGACGCTGCTGCGCCTGTCGGTGGGCATCGAGAACGTCGAGGACCTCTGGGAGGACCTCGACCGCGTCCTGTGCGCGATCGACCGGTAG
- the phoU gene encoding phosphate signaling complex protein PhoU, which translates to MRKVFQAELHQVGEELIQIATLVREALARAKDALLDADIQLAEEVISNDARIDFLQNDLDERSIDILALQSPVASDLRMIVGALRMSASLERAGDLARHLAQAVRIRYPEPVIPEPLVETFTRMFDLDLQILDRVIQVLQTRDLSLADDIYSLKGEVNQLHQSVFDALAAPSWDSSVPTAVDVTLCSRYLERIGDHGVSVTRKVSYLVTGDWVPASSDRPTGHGHVGRDGGE; encoded by the coding sequence GTGCGCAAGGTTTTCCAGGCAGAACTCCACCAGGTCGGCGAGGAGCTCATCCAGATCGCGACCCTGGTGCGCGAGGCCCTCGCCCGCGCCAAGGACGCGCTCCTCGACGCGGACATCCAGCTCGCCGAGGAGGTCATCTCCAACGACGCCCGGATCGACTTCCTGCAGAACGACCTCGACGAGCGCTCGATCGACATCCTCGCGCTGCAGAGCCCCGTGGCCTCGGACCTGCGGATGATCGTGGGCGCGCTGCGGATGAGCGCCTCCCTGGAGCGTGCCGGCGACCTCGCCCGGCACCTGGCCCAGGCGGTGCGCATCCGCTATCCCGAGCCGGTCATCCCCGAGCCGCTCGTGGAGACGTTCACCCGGATGTTCGACCTCGACCTGCAGATCCTGGACCGGGTCATCCAGGTGCTCCAGACCCGGGACCTCTCCCTCGCCGACGACATCTACTCGCTCAAGGGCGAGGTCAACCAGCTGCACCAGTCCGTCTTCGACGCGCTCGCCGCGCCGAGCTGGGACTCGTCGGTGCCCACCGCCGTGGACGTCACCCTGTGCTCCCGGTACCTCGAGCGCATCGGGGACCACGGGGTCTCGGTGACCCGCAAGGTCTCCTACCTGGTGACCGGGGACTGGGTCCCGGCGAGCTCCGACCGCCCCACCGGCCACGGCCACGTGGGCCGCGACGGGGGCGAGTGA